A region of Flavobacterium indicum GPTSA100-9 = DSM 17447 DNA encodes the following proteins:
- a CDS encoding MlaD family protein, giving the protein MKVTKEIKVAVLVILSIVLFYWGFSFLKGKNLFDSSNKLYVHYTNVAGLTPSSPVTINGLAIGKVNKIEVLEDGKMLVEMVITNEEIKIAKSSIAEIQGAGLMGGREIAILNNFSDKNYTESGDFLKASEKLGITDALAQQLVPVKDKVEKLLDNANALFENVNHTLDSQTQQAIKASIASLQITLNEFSQTSKNLNGLLAENKSKLSSTLTNFDKTSTNLVKISDSLSKANLAGTVKNLEKTLTNVNGIMQNLEQGKGSMGKLLKDEALYNNLEKTSKELELLLQDLRLNPTRYVNVSVFGKKNKPYVAPKETNSETKITN; this is encoded by the coding sequence TTGAAAGTTACTAAAGAAATCAAAGTCGCAGTTTTAGTTATTTTATCCATAGTCTTATTCTACTGGGGATTTAGCTTCTTAAAAGGTAAAAATCTATTTGATTCCAGTAATAAATTATATGTTCATTATACTAATGTAGCTGGTTTAACGCCATCATCACCTGTTACTATTAATGGTTTAGCAATTGGTAAAGTAAATAAAATTGAGGTTTTAGAAGATGGTAAAATGCTAGTTGAAATGGTAATTACCAATGAAGAAATAAAGATTGCAAAATCCAGTATTGCAGAAATTCAAGGAGCTGGTTTAATGGGAGGAAGAGAAATAGCAATACTTAATAATTTTTCAGATAAAAATTATACTGAATCGGGTGATTTCTTAAAAGCTTCAGAAAAATTAGGAATAACAGATGCATTAGCACAACAATTGGTTCCTGTAAAAGATAAAGTTGAAAAACTATTAGATAACGCGAATGCATTGTTTGAAAATGTAAACCATACATTAGATAGTCAAACGCAACAAGCAATAAAGGCAAGTATTGCATCATTGCAAATTACTTTAAATGAATTTAGTCAAACTTCTAAAAATTTAAATGGATTACTTGCAGAAAATAAATCAAAATTAAGTTCTACATTAACTAATTTTGATAAGACTTCAACTAATTTAGTTAAAATATCAGATTCGTTGTCTAAAGCAAATTTAGCTGGAACTGTTAAAAATTTAGAAAAAACATTAACGAATGTAAATGGTATAATGCAAAACCTAGAGCAGGGAAAAGGTTCAATGGGTAAATTACTAAAAGATGAAGCTTTATACAATAATTTAGAAAAAACTTCTAAAGAGTTAGAGCTTTTACTTCAGGATTTACGATTAAATCCAACCCGATACGTAAATGTATCTGTTTTTGGAAAGAAAAATAAACCTTATGTAGCTCCAAAAGAAACAAATTCGGAAACAAAAATTACCAATTAA
- the aroC gene encoding chorismate synthase has translation MSNTLGNLFKLTTFGESHGKALGGIIDGCPAGIEIDFELVQNELNRRKPGQSKIVTQRKESDTVQFLSGIFEGITTGASIGFVVENENQKSNDYDHLKDTYRPSHADFVYEKKYGHRDYRGGGRTSARETVNWVVAGAIAKQIIPTVKINAFVSSVGNISLTTNYKDLDFNLIESNPVRCPDIITANKMEELIASVKKEGDTIGGTITCVVQNVPVGLGEPIFDKLHAELGKAMLSINAVKGFEYGSGFESAKMKGSEHNDLFNEDGTTKTNFSGGIQGGISNGMDIYFKVAFKPVATLLQKQNVLTNKGEIIEQQGKGRHDPCVVPRAVPIVEALTAIVLVDNFLKNKVNSL, from the coding sequence ATGTCAAATACTTTAGGTAATTTATTTAAATTAACCACTTTTGGTGAATCTCATGGAAAAGCATTAGGCGGAATAATTGATGGTTGTCCCGCTGGAATTGAAATCGATTTTGAGTTGGTCCAAAATGAGCTAAATAGGAGAAAACCTGGGCAATCTAAAATTGTTACACAAAGAAAAGAAAGTGATACAGTTCAATTTTTATCAGGAATATTTGAAGGTATTACAACTGGTGCGTCAATTGGTTTTGTTGTTGAAAATGAAAATCAAAAATCTAATGACTATGATCATTTAAAAGATACTTATCGTCCCAGTCATGCTGATTTTGTTTATGAAAAAAAATATGGTCATCGTGATTATAGAGGTGGGGGAAGAACTTCTGCTAGGGAAACTGTTAATTGGGTAGTTGCGGGCGCAATTGCTAAACAAATAATTCCAACTGTTAAAATTAATGCCTTCGTTTCTTCCGTTGGCAATATTTCTTTAACTACAAACTACAAAGATTTAGATTTTAATTTAATTGAAAGTAATCCAGTTAGATGTCCAGATATTATTACCGCTAATAAAATGGAAGAATTAATTGCTTCTGTTAAAAAAGAAGGTGATACTATTGGAGGTACTATAACTTGTGTTGTTCAAAATGTGCCTGTAGGTCTAGGCGAACCCATTTTTGACAAACTGCATGCTGAATTAGGTAAGGCAATGTTGTCAATTAATGCTGTTAAAGGTTTTGAGTATGGTTCAGGATTTGAAAGTGCAAAAATGAAAGGAAGTGAACATAATGATTTGTTTAATGAAGACGGAACGACTAAAACAAATTTTTCAGGAGGAATACAAGGTGGGATTTCTAATGGAATGGATATTTATTTTAAAGTTGCTTTTAAACCAGTGGCCACATTATTACAAAAACAAAATGTATTAACCAATAAAGGAGAAATCATTGAACAACAGGGAAAAGGCAGACACGATCCTTGTGTGGTTCCAAGAGCAGTTCCAATTGTTGAAGCATTAACTGCTATTGTATTAGTAGATAATTTTCTAAAGAATAAAGTAAATAGTTTATAA
- a CDS encoding glycoside hydrolase family 3 N-terminal domain-containing protein, producing the protein MRQIAFLLLFLFSINKVHSQYKETIAQTKWVDSVYNSLNFEEKVGQLFMVAAYSNKKEDHAQDLEKLITKYKIGGLIFFQGGPVRQAQLTNRFQSKSKTPMLIGNDAEWGFSMRLDSTVKYPWNMTLGAIQDNKLIEKIGAQMAKQSKRLGVHFTFGPVVDINTNPNNPIIGNRSFGEVKENVTQKALAYMKGLQDNGIFATAKHFPGHGDTETDSHHTLPIVKFERDRLNEVELYPYKELIKNGLASIMVAHLNVPSLEARVGYPTSLSYSVVTDILKNELKFEGLIFTDALNMKGASNFKQPGDIDLEAFLAGNDVLLFAENVPKAVEKFKEAFDLKLFTEERLAYSVKKILNYKYIAGLNQYKPIDLNHLYEDMNAIEYEALNYQLYENAITVLKNEDKLIPIKKLEKEKIAYVKLGDGPNDVFLNKIKDYAEVIEINSFNLDTALLDLECFTKVIIGYHKPDGAWRKNELTFKEINWIDKISKEKETILAFFTKPYSLLKIPNFDHTETVIQAYQNTDIAQTVTAEIIFGAKESKGKLPVTIKDNFHVNQGIETHKMDRLGFTVPENVGMNSKKLAKIDSIANYAIKQKAAPGMQILVARKGQIVYRKSFGYQKYDSIQKVKDSDIYDVASLTKVLATLPMVMKQYDRKKITFDTHLCQMLPVFENSNKADVTVLDMLTHQARFQAWIPFYKATLDSLKRPDSLYYRYAYSEDFPVKVANNLYLKKDYNDKIMKLIADSPLLDKKQYKYSDFSFIILKEYLEHTTNKKLDNLVQDNFYKYLGASTMTYNPLQKFELTRIAPTEEDNYFRYQTIQGYVHDMAAAMQGGVSGHAGLFSSSIDVAKMMQMYLQKGHYGEHEFFSEKTFNDFNKCYYCKDGNRRGVGFDKPQLGAEGPTCGCVSMTSFGHTGFTGTMAWADPDKEIVYVFLSNRTYPNAEPNKLSKLNIREKIQEIIYESIIE; encoded by the coding sequence ATGCGACAAATTGCTTTCTTATTACTATTCCTTTTTTCAATAAATAAAGTACATTCACAATATAAAGAAACTATTGCACAAACAAAATGGGTTGATAGTGTTTATAACAGTCTTAATTTTGAAGAAAAAGTAGGCCAATTATTTATGGTAGCTGCTTATTCTAATAAAAAAGAAGATCATGCACAAGATTTAGAAAAATTAATTACCAAATATAAAATAGGGGGACTTATTTTTTTTCAAGGAGGACCAGTAAGACAAGCGCAATTAACAAACCGTTTCCAATCGAAATCTAAAACTCCCATGTTAATTGGTAATGATGCAGAATGGGGCTTTAGTATGCGTTTAGATTCAACGGTAAAATACCCATGGAATATGACATTAGGTGCCATTCAAGATAATAAACTGATTGAAAAAATAGGCGCTCAAATGGCTAAACAGTCAAAACGATTAGGCGTACATTTTACATTTGGTCCTGTGGTTGACATTAATACAAATCCTAACAATCCTATTATTGGTAATCGTTCATTTGGTGAAGTAAAGGAAAATGTTACACAAAAAGCATTAGCTTATATGAAAGGCCTACAAGATAACGGCATTTTTGCAACGGCTAAACATTTTCCAGGTCATGGTGATACAGAAACAGATTCGCATCATACACTTCCAATCGTTAAATTTGAAAGAGATCGATTAAACGAAGTGGAACTTTACCCTTATAAAGAGTTGATTAAAAATGGATTAGCAAGTATAATGGTAGCTCATTTAAATGTCCCAAGTTTAGAAGCAAGAGTAGGTTATCCTACATCATTGTCTTATTCCGTTGTTACTGATATTCTTAAAAATGAATTAAAATTTGAGGGATTAATTTTTACGGACGCTTTAAACATGAAAGGGGCAAGTAATTTTAAACAACCTGGAGATATTGATTTAGAAGCGTTTTTGGCAGGAAATGATGTACTTCTTTTTGCTGAAAATGTTCCAAAAGCAGTTGAAAAATTCAAAGAGGCTTTTGATTTAAAGTTGTTTACAGAAGAACGTTTGGCGTATTCCGTGAAAAAAATATTAAACTACAAATACATTGCAGGATTAAATCAATACAAACCTATTGATTTGAATCATTTATATGAAGATATGAATGCAATTGAATATGAGGCATTAAATTATCAATTATATGAAAATGCAATTACAGTCCTTAAAAATGAAGATAAACTTATACCAATTAAAAAATTAGAAAAAGAAAAAATTGCATATGTTAAATTAGGTGATGGTCCTAATGATGTATTCCTAAATAAAATTAAAGATTATGCCGAAGTTATCGAAATTAATTCTTTTAATTTAGATACGGCATTATTAGATTTAGAATGTTTTACCAAAGTAATTATTGGATATCACAAGCCTGATGGCGCTTGGCGTAAAAATGAATTAACTTTTAAAGAAATAAATTGGATTGATAAAATTTCAAAAGAAAAGGAAACTATTTTAGCCTTTTTTACAAAACCTTATTCATTATTAAAAATTCCAAATTTTGATCATACAGAAACTGTAATTCAAGCTTATCAAAATACAGATATAGCTCAAACTGTTACCGCTGAGATTATTTTTGGTGCAAAAGAATCTAAAGGTAAATTACCCGTTACAATAAAAGATAATTTTCATGTAAATCAAGGAATTGAAACGCACAAAATGGATCGATTAGGTTTTACAGTTCCAGAAAATGTTGGTATGAATTCTAAAAAGTTAGCAAAGATTGATTCAATTGCAAATTATGCAATTAAACAAAAAGCAGCACCTGGAATGCAAATTTTAGTTGCAAGAAAAGGACAAATTGTTTACAGAAAATCTTTTGGCTATCAAAAATATGACAGTATTCAAAAAGTTAAAGATTCTGATATTTACGATGTTGCATCTTTAACAAAGGTATTAGCTACTTTGCCTATGGTTATGAAGCAATATGATAGAAAAAAAATAACATTTGATACACATTTATGTCAAATGTTACCAGTTTTTGAAAATTCTAACAAAGCTGATGTTACTGTTTTAGATATGTTAACTCATCAAGCTCGTTTTCAAGCTTGGATTCCTTTCTATAAAGCAACACTGGATTCTTTAAAAAGACCTGATTCTCTTTATTACAGGTATGCTTATTCAGAAGATTTTCCAGTTAAAGTGGCAAATAATCTTTATTTGAAAAAAGATTATAACGACAAAATAATGAAATTAATTGCAGATTCGCCATTATTAGATAAAAAGCAATACAAATACAGTGATTTTTCGTTTATCATTTTAAAAGAATATTTAGAGCATACTACAAATAAAAAATTAGATAATTTAGTTCAAGATAATTTTTATAAATATTTAGGTGCCTCTACAATGACTTATAATCCATTACAAAAATTTGAATTAACACGCATTGCACCTACTGAAGAGGATAATTATTTTAGATACCAAACTATTCAAGGATACGTTCATGATATGGCTGCTGCTATGCAAGGAGGTGTTTCAGGTCATGCCGGATTATTTTCTAGTTCAATTGATGTGGCTAAAATGATGCAAATGTATTTGCAAAAAGGACATTATGGTGAACATGAATTTTTTAGTGAAAAAACATTTAACGATTTTAATAAATGTTATTACTGTAAAGATGGTAATCGAAGAGGGGTAGGATTTGATAAACCTCAATTAGGGGCAGAAGGACCAACTTGTGGTTGTGTATCTATGACAAGTTTTGGACATACAGGATTTACTGGTACCATGGCATGGGCAGATCCTGATAAAGAAATTGTTTATGTTTTTTTATCCAATAGAACGTATCCAAATGCAGAACCTAATAAATTATCAAAACTAAATATTAGAGAAAAAATTCAAGAAATAATTTATGAATCAATTATTGAATAA
- the bshA gene encoding N-acetyl-alpha-D-glucosaminyl L-malate synthase BshA encodes MKIAIVCYPTFGGSGVVATELGLELAQKGHEIHFITYKQPVRLSLLNPNIYFHEVNVPNYPLFHYQPYELALSSKLVDMVKLHKIDVLHVHYAIPHAYAGYMAKKMLEDEGIFIPMITTLHGTDITLVGNHPFYKTAVTFSINQSDFVTSVSNSLREDTYRLFDVKKDIYVIPNFIEIDEEKHILKGQRCQRSVLASNNEKIITHISNFRKVKRIPDVVKTFYNIQKEIPSKLMMVGEGPEKIIAEKMCDELGISDKVIFFGNSNDIDQILKYSDLFLLPSETESFGLAALEAMAFGVPVISSNSGGIPEVNENGKSGYLSNVGDVDDMSKNALSILKSNEIHQQFKTAAFEVAKKYDILNILPLYENLYNKAIELNSK; translated from the coding sequence ATGAAAATTGCAATAGTTTGTTATCCAACATTTGGAGGTAGTGGAGTAGTAGCTACTGAATTAGGTTTAGAATTGGCTCAAAAAGGTCATGAAATTCATTTCATAACTTATAAGCAACCTGTTCGTTTATCATTATTGAATCCTAATATTTATTTTCACGAAGTAAATGTTCCTAATTATCCTTTATTTCATTATCAACCCTATGAATTAGCACTTTCTAGTAAATTGGTTGATATGGTAAAATTGCATAAAATTGATGTGTTGCATGTGCATTATGCAATTCCGCATGCTTATGCTGGTTACATGGCAAAAAAAATGTTAGAAGACGAAGGGATTTTTATTCCAATGATAACAACACTTCATGGTACTGATATTACTTTGGTAGGAAATCATCCGTTTTATAAAACCGCTGTTACTTTCAGTATCAATCAATCTGATTTTGTTACGAGTGTTTCTAATAGTTTAAGAGAAGATACTTACAGATTATTTGATGTGAAAAAAGACATATATGTGATTCCTAATTTTATTGAAATTGATGAAGAGAAACATATTTTAAAAGGTCAAAGATGTCAACGTTCGGTATTAGCATCAAATAATGAAAAGATCATTACACATATTTCAAATTTTAGAAAAGTAAAGCGTATTCCAGATGTTGTGAAAACATTTTATAATATTCAAAAAGAAATTCCATCTAAATTAATGATGGTAGGTGAAGGGCCAGAAAAAATTATCGCAGAAAAAATGTGTGATGAACTTGGTATTTCTGATAAAGTAATTTTCTTTGGAAATAGTAATGATATTGATCAAATATTAAAATATTCAGATTTATTTTTACTTCCATCTGAAACAGAAAGTTTTGGTTTAGCAGCATTAGAAGCAATGGCTTTTGGTGTTCCTGTAATTTCAAGTAATTCGGGTGGAATTCCAGAAGTAAATGAAAATGGAAAATCTGGATATTTAAGTAATGTAGGAGATGTTGATGACATGAGTAAAAATGCTCTTTCAATTTTAAAATCAAATGAAATTCATCAACAATTTAAAACCGCAGCTTTTGAAGTCGCCAAAAAATATGATATTTTAAATATTTTGCCATTATATGAAAATTTATATAATAAGGCTATTGAATTAAATTCAAAATAA
- a CDS encoding (Fe-S)-binding protein has product MSIVSQILFAVILAVGIGYFAKNVKKLIRNIKLGKDVNRSDNSSERWRNMTLIALGQKKMFARPIPALLHIIVYVGFIIINLEMLEIVIDGLFGTHRIFEFLGGFYGFLIGSFEILAALVLVAVIVFWIRRNVIKLSRFTKPELKGYASKDANTILYFEMVLMSLFLIMNATDIHFQQSEVGGNVISQFIAPFFNGFSLEGITIVERTAWWLHIIGILIFLNYLYFSKHLHIILAFPNTYFADLNPKGQFDNLESVTNEVKLMMDPNADPFAAPANPDAVPAKFGASDVQDLNWVQLLNAYTCTECGRCTSSCPANLTGKKLSPRKIMMDTRDRLEEVGRNIDANKGVFVDDGKSLLNDYITPEELWACTTCNACVEECPVSISPLSIIMDMRRYLVMEQSAAPMELNNMMSNIENNGAPWPYNQMDRLNWKNE; this is encoded by the coding sequence ATGAGTATTGTGTCACAAATTCTTTTTGCTGTTATTTTAGCTGTTGGAATTGGCTATTTTGCAAAAAATGTAAAGAAATTAATTCGAAACATCAAATTAGGAAAAGATGTAAATAGATCTGATAATTCTTCTGAAAGATGGAGAAATATGACTTTAATTGCATTGGGACAGAAAAAAATGTTTGCACGTCCTATACCAGCTTTACTTCATATTATAGTATATGTTGGATTCATCATTATCAATTTAGAAATGTTAGAAATTGTAATTGATGGTTTATTTGGAACCCATAGAATTTTTGAATTTTTAGGAGGTTTTTATGGATTTTTAATTGGTTCATTTGAAATTTTAGCTGCTTTGGTTTTAGTAGCAGTTATTGTTTTTTGGATCAGAAGAAATGTGATTAAATTATCACGATTTACTAAGCCTGAATTAAAAGGTTATGCTAGTAAAGATGCCAATACAATTTTATACTTTGAAATGGTTTTAATGTCTTTGTTTCTAATCATGAATGCAACAGATATTCATTTTCAGCAAAGTGAAGTTGGAGGAAATGTTATTTCTCAATTTATAGCTCCTTTTTTTAATGGATTTTCTCTAGAAGGCATTACTATAGTAGAAAGAACTGCGTGGTGGTTACATATAATAGGAATTTTAATTTTCTTAAATTATTTATATTTTTCAAAACATTTACATATTATTTTAGCATTTCCTAATACTTATTTTGCAGATTTAAATCCAAAAGGGCAATTTGATAATTTAGAAAGTGTTACAAATGAAGTGAAATTAATGATGGATCCCAATGCCGATCCTTTTGCAGCACCAGCTAATCCGGATGCGGTTCCAGCTAAATTTGGAGCTAGTGATGTACAAGACTTAAATTGGGTTCAACTATTAAATGCTTACACATGTACTGAATGTGGTCGTTGTACATCATCTTGTCCAGCAAATTTAACAGGTAAAAAATTATCGCCTCGTAAAATCATGATGGATACCAGAGATAGATTAGAGGAAGTAGGTAGAAATATAGACGCAAATAAAGGTGTTTTTGTAGACGACGGAAAGTCTTTATTAAATGATTATATAACTCCTGAAGAGCTTTGGGCATGTACAACATGTAATGCATGTGTAGAAGAATGTCCAGTAAGTATTAGTCCATTATCTATTATTATGGATATGAGAAGGTATTTAGTTATGGAGCAAAGTGCTGCGCCAATGGAGTTAAACAACATGATGTCAAATATTGAAAATAATGGTGCTCCATGGCCCTACAACCAAATGGATCGCTTAAATTGGAAAAACGAATAA
- the serB gene encoding phosphoserine phosphatase SerB — protein sequence MDSDIFLLNISGHDKPGLTSSLTAVLAEYDAKILDIGQANIHDTLSLGILFQIKSGKKSAAVLKDLLFKSYELDIKAKFTPIPLVDYENWVKLQGKDRYIVTLLGERLTAEQISEVTKVISEKNLNIDAIKRLTGRASLVNEDEYPRASIQLSIRGAINNKAEFTEKFMQISRELNIDIAFQEDTIFRRNRRLVCFDMDSTLIQTEVIDELAELAGVGAQVKHITELAMQGEIDFKESFKQRMKLLKGLKEDVLQEVAINLPITKGARRLIDTLKAYGFKTAILSGGFTYFGNYLQKELGIDYVFANQLEIIDGELTGGYIGEIVDGNKKAEYLKELAALEGIDISQTIAVGDGANDLPMLNLAGLGIAFHAKPKVKDNAQSSISSLGLDGVLYLLGYHDRHIDLIN from the coding sequence ATGGATAGTGATATTTTTTTATTGAATATTTCTGGACATGACAAACCAGGTTTAACTTCTTCATTAACAGCTGTTTTAGCGGAATATGATGCTAAAATATTGGATATAGGTCAAGCTAATATTCACGATACATTATCTTTAGGGATTCTTTTTCAAATTAAATCTGGAAAAAAATCTGCAGCCGTTTTAAAGGATTTATTATTTAAATCTTATGAATTAGATATTAAAGCTAAATTTACACCTATTCCTTTAGTAGATTATGAGAATTGGGTTAAACTTCAGGGTAAAGACAGGTATATAGTTACTTTATTAGGTGAAAGATTAACTGCAGAACAAATTTCAGAGGTTACAAAAGTAATTTCAGAAAAAAATTTAAATATTGATGCCATAAAGCGACTAACTGGCAGAGCTTCTTTGGTTAATGAAGATGAATATCCTAGGGCATCAATTCAACTTTCTATTCGTGGCGCAATAAACAATAAAGCTGAATTTACTGAAAAATTTATGCAAATATCACGTGAGTTAAACATTGATATTGCATTTCAAGAAGATACTATCTTTAGAAGAAACAGACGTTTAGTTTGTTTTGATATGGATTCTACATTAATACAAACCGAAGTAATTGATGAATTAGCTGAGTTGGCTGGTGTTGGCGCTCAAGTTAAACACATCACAGAATTGGCTATGCAAGGAGAAATTGACTTTAAAGAAAGTTTCAAACAGCGTATGAAATTACTTAAAGGTTTAAAAGAAGATGTTTTACAGGAAGTTGCAATCAATTTACCTATTACTAAAGGCGCAAGAAGATTAATCGATACCCTAAAAGCTTACGGATTTAAAACAGCAATATTATCAGGAGGGTTTACTTATTTTGGGAATTATTTGCAAAAGGAACTTGGAATTGATTATGTTTTTGCTAATCAATTAGAAATAATTGATGGGGAATTAACGGGAGGTTATATTGGTGAAATTGTCGATGGTAATAAAAAAGCTGAATACCTCAAAGAATTGGCGGCTTTAGAAGGTATTGATATTAGTCAAACTATTGCTGTTGGAGATGGTGCAAATGATTTACCAATGTTAAATTTAGCTGGATTAGGGATTGCTTTTCATGCAAAACCTAAAGTAAAAGATAACGCTCAAAGTTCAATCTCTAGTTTAGGTTTAGATGGTGTATTGTACTTATTAGGTTATCATGACAGACACATCGATTTAATTAATTAG
- a CDS encoding DUF1801 domain-containing protein, with protein MTSNAKTPQDYIDQLPEERKEAVNKLRNVILAQLPKGFSEGIGYGMLGYVVPHTIYPSGYHCDPKQPLPFMALASQKNSINFYHMGIYANKDIYDWFVNEFPKHSKKKLDMGKSCIRFKKPEDIPFQLIGELVAKISVEDWIATYEQNLKR; from the coding sequence ATGACATCTAATGCTAAAACACCACAGGATTATATTGATCAACTTCCAGAAGAAAGAAAAGAAGCGGTTAATAAATTGCGAAATGTAATTTTAGCGCAGTTGCCAAAAGGATTTTCAGAAGGCATTGGCTATGGAATGTTGGGATATGTTGTTCCACACACGATCTATCCTTCAGGTTACCATTGTGATCCAAAACAACCATTACCATTTATGGCATTAGCATCTCAAAAAAATAGCATCAATTTTTACCATATGGGAATTTATGCAAATAAAGATATTTATGATTGGTTTGTTAATGAGTTTCCTAAGCACTCAAAGAAAAAATTAGATATGGGGAAAAGTTGTATCCGTTTTAAAAAACCTGAAGATATTCCCTTCCAATTAATAGGTGAATTAGTAGCAAAAATTTCTGTAGAAGATTGGATTGCTACCTATGAACAAAATCTAAAACGTTAA
- a CDS encoding (Fe-S)-binding protein, whose translation MSDILVVPTMAEMMAEGKQPEILFWVGSAGSYDERAKKITRAFVKILNRANVNFAVLGTEESCTGDVAKRAGNEFLFQMQALMNIELLNAYEVKKIVTCDPHSFNCLKNEYPSLGGKYEVLHHTQYIQQLLNEGRINFNQSEYKGKRITFHDPCYLGRANNEFEAPRAILAKTNADLVEMKRSKNTALCCGAGGAQMFKEPEKGDMEINVLRTQDALETKPNIIATGCPYCNTMMTDGVKFAHQENNIKVLDIAEIIANAQDQ comes from the coding sequence ATGTCAGATATTTTAGTAGTACCTACAATGGCAGAAATGATGGCTGAAGGAAAACAACCAGAAATTTTATTTTGGGTTGGTTCGGCTGGAAGTTATGATGAAAGAGCCAAAAAAATTACAAGAGCTTTTGTAAAGATTTTAAATAGAGCCAATGTTAATTTTGCAGTGCTTGGTACAGAAGAAAGTTGTACTGGTGATGTTGCAAAAAGAGCAGGAAATGAGTTTTTATTTCAAATGCAAGCATTAATGAATATCGAATTGTTAAATGCTTATGAAGTAAAAAAAATAGTTACATGCGATCCGCATTCGTTCAACTGTTTAAAAAATGAATATCCTAGTTTAGGTGGAAAGTATGAAGTTTTGCATCATACACAATATATTCAGCAATTATTAAATGAAGGAAGAATTAACTTCAATCAATCTGAATACAAAGGAAAAAGAATTACATTCCACGATCCATGTTATTTAGGTCGTGCTAACAATGAATTTGAAGCCCCTAGAGCTATTTTAGCTAAAACAAATGCTGATTTAGTGGAAATGAAACGTAGTAAAAACACTGCTTTATGTTGTGGAGCTGGAGGAGCACAAATGTTTAAAGAACCTGAAAAAGGGGATATGGAGATTAATGTTTTACGTACGCAAGATGCGTTAGAAACAAAACCTAACATTATTGCAACAGGATGTCCATATTGTAATACAATGATGACTGATGGCGTAAAATTTGCACACCAAGAAAACAACATAAAAGTTTTAGATATAGCAGAAATTATCGCTAATGCTCAAGATCAATAA
- a CDS encoding protease complex subunit PrcB family protein encodes MNKLIVVVIISIFTFLLSCKTQPAPSNIIVEKELETYKVIYKGQISSKKVKENIVIKDNESFTNLISELNIQPADYEVLLNVDFEKNNLLVLFIGEKPTGGYDIDVDKVLFLEKTIEVYPKISIPSKDSFSTTAITSPYVMVTISKGKEIIVK; translated from the coding sequence ATGAATAAATTAATAGTAGTAGTAATCATAAGTATTTTTACTTTTTTGCTATCTTGTAAAACTCAGCCTGCTCCTTCAAATATAATTGTTGAAAAAGAATTAGAAACTTATAAAGTCATTTATAAAGGGCAAATTAGCTCTAAAAAAGTAAAAGAAAATATTGTTATTAAAGATAATGAATCGTTTACTAATTTAATATCAGAATTAAATATTCAACCTGCTGATTATGAGGTGTTATTGAATGTAGATTTTGAAAAAAATAACTTATTAGTTTTATTTATAGGTGAAAAGCCAACGGGCGGATATGATATTGATGTTGATAAAGTTTTATTTTTAGAAAAAACTATAGAAGTTTATCCCAAAATTAGCATTCCTTCAAAAGATTCGTTTTCTACTACGGCTATTACATCTCCATATGTTATGGTCACTATATCCAAAGGGAAAGAAATTATTGTTAAATAA